A window of Thermodesulfobacteriota bacterium genomic DNA:
ATTCCTTGAGTATAAAAGTGCTTACCAGTTCTGATTTCACGCCCTTCCAGAGAGGGACGGTTTCAACCCCGATAAAAACGAGAATAGCTATGATACAAAGTATTATCGCCACTCCCCCGATAGTGACGATTACTGTTGCTATACGGTCGACAAGTTTCCTCCGCTTGACTCCGGAGGAAACTTGTCTAGGTTCTTTCAATTTGACTTGTGGTGTCATAAATCTTCCCGTTCAGACCGTATTGTGGTACTTGACGACTACAATCAGTTAGCGATGACTTTCATCTGCTCGGAGTCAACCGTTGCGGGGAGCGGCATATAACCGTCCTTGATTACTACCTGCTGTCCTTCCTGGCTGAGTACGAATTTCAGGAACTCCAGGCGGAGCGGATCGAGTGCCTCGTTCGGCTTCTTGTTGACATATAGATATAGATACCTTCCGAGGGGATAAGTTCCGCTGACGATATTGTCGAGGATGGGCTCAGCGCACTCACCGGGCTTCTTTCCGAGCTTGAGCGCCTTGACGCCCGACGTCACGTAACCGATGCCGCTGTATCCGATAGCGCCCTTGTCTTCAGTTACGCCCTGAACGACCGAAGCGGAGCCCGGCTGTTCCTTAACGGAGTCTTTGTAGTCGCCCTTGCAGAGCGTATGCTCTTTAAAAAAGCCGTAGGTCCCTGAGGCGGAGTTTCTGCCGTAAAGGCTTATCGGCATGTTGGCCCACTCGCCCGTAAGGCCGAGCTGACCCCAAGTCGTGATGTCTTCCGTGCCTCCGCATGCCCTGTTCTTGGAGAATATCGCGTCCACCTGCTCCATGGTCAGGCAATCGAGCGGGTTATTCTTGTTGACGAATACGGCTAGCGCGTCGATCGAAGTAGCAACCTCAGTGGGCTTGTAACCGAACTTTTTCTCGAATTCGTCTATCTCTTTATCCTTCATCGGGCGGGACATGGGTCCGAACTGGGCTGTCCCCTCGATGAGGGCCGGAGGTGCGGTGCTCGAGCCCTTTCCCTCGATCTGGCATTTTACGTTGGGGTAATCCTTTGTGAACCCCTCGCACCAGAGGGTCATGAGGTTGTTCATCGTGTCCGAGCCAATGCTGTTGATGTTCCCCGAAACCCCGCTCGTCTTCGAATATGCGGGTATGGCCGAATCGACCTGCAACGTCTCGGCTGCGATTGCGAAATTTCCGGCAATCGTTAAAACAAATACAGTAAAGCAAGCAATTAAGCTGCTTTTAAGAAGTCTAGTTTTACTCATTTTAATACCTCCTTTAGAGATTTAATCTGGCAAGGATTAAAACTCAGGATTATGAAGAATATGTTAAGAAAAGATTAAACCCTAGTTAACGGTCTCCTGTGATTACTGAATTATTATTGATAATTTTTCAATTCCGTGCCGGCCTTTCGAATTATTGTACCTTAACTCGAAGCATGATTCAGAGATCATCCGGGCGGGAATATAGCCGGGCTCCCGGACATCATCATTATGAGAGCATATATTTATCTGACAAAACAGGGTTAACGGCAGATTAATAGGGGGTTAATCCAATCTTCATCATCTCCTGTTATCGTGTGGGGTGTGTTAGTGCAGGGCCGGGCAGCCGGGTCCCCGCATATTCATATAAAACTGCATAGAACAACTGAGCGGATTGATCGAAATGGAGATACGGTCGGTATTTCAGATAGCCAAGAGAGAGTGGGAGAACATATCCGTATCGCTCGAGCTCTGCGGGGATATAGGGAAATTCGACCTGGTCCGTTATATAGAAAAAGAGCCCCAGCTGATACGCAACCTGATAGGGATGGAAAAAAAGCTGCACGAGCACGACTACCTTACGAGGGAAGCCGCGTACGTGTTTACCGAATTGGGGAAGGAGGCCGGAGAGAGGCTCGGACTTACGCCTGAGCTCGCAATGGCTTTCGGGGCGGGCTACAGCTGGGTGAGGACGGGGTGGTTCGATCTCATTAATCTCGAGTTCGACGACCTCGAAATCCTGGAGGACCACCTGACACGCAAGATATTCTTTTTCAGGCTGTTTTTTCCGCTAAAGGAGGATTTCGGCTGGGTCTTTGATTCCTCCGACGTAACATCGAACCTTAAATCCATCTTCGAAAGGTTCCTGTCGTGGCAGAACGATCCCGTCGGCTATGGCAAGGATCTGGAGCATTACAAGAAGGAGATCGAGCCTATACGGGAAGGTCTCGCATCCGCTCTAGATATACAGTCCGGCCGTTGCTAGAATCACTTAAGTCGTCCGATCCGTGCCCTTCGGAAGAAATTCCGGTTCCAATCCTTAATAATCCGCGTATAATTTTTTTAGAGTCATTCGAATAATTTTCTAGCGAGGATAGATCATGAGCACGTATATTGCCCTGACTGCCATACTCTTCATTGCTCTCTTAGTCACCGCCTGCCAGTGCGGCATCGGTTGAATCGATCCGGGTGAAACAGGGGGACATCAGGCCGGGCTATCGGACTCCTGTGAAAATAATTATGCGCAAGCGGATGGGATTGACCTCGCGGCTGAACACGCCCCGCCGGACCTGATATTTTGAGAGCCGGATTTTAATTGTATAATTTCTTCCAGGCGTTAAAAATACTCGGAAAGGATATCAGCATGCGCTTATACCTGACATTATTTTCAATTCTTCTCGTTACGCTTCTCGCCGCCTGCAGCTGCGACATCGGTTAAAGGCCGCCGGGATCGCTCCTTGCGCTTAAACCCGACTGAAGCTACCGTCGAACGGACGGCTACGGCGGAAAACACTTTGAGAACTAAATTAAAATTGTATAATTCTGGTAAGGGGGTAAATCTCTTCTCGTAATGAGGTTCTGAGGATGCGCTTTTACCTGACCGGCATCTCGATTCTTCTATTGATTCTTCTTACGACGGCGTGTAAATGTGAATTCTTGTGAGCGCGCCTGGCCGCGTGAGCTCTTTCAGACGGTTTTTTATAATAGACAATTATAGACAGCTCAGATAATCCGGGAATATAAATGATTCTGATAGTCATGGGCGTGGCGGGGGCCGGAAAGACGACTGTAGGGAAGCTTCTCGCGGAAAAGCTCGGATGGGAGTTCTACGATGCGGATGACTTCCATCCAGAAAGCAACGTCGAGAAAATGAGACAGGGCCTCTCCTTGACCGATGACGACAGGCGTCCCTGGCTCGAAGAGCTCCGCCGCATAATCGACGGGCAACCGGGTCCGGCCGTCATCGCCTGCTCGGCCCTTAAACAGTCTTACAGGGATTACTTAAGCGATGGTAATAAAGAGGTCACGTTCGTTTATCTGAAAGGGAGCGATGAGCTAATACGTCGGAGGCTCGAAGGCAGGGAGGGCCATTTTGCGGACGCCCGCATTTTGGGGGACCAGCTTCAAACACTGGAAGAGCCTGAGAACGTGCTCACCGAGAGTGCGGATCGGGAACCGGAATCTATTGCAGAAGATATAATCGGTAAGCTCAATTTGCGTTGATCAATCGGGGTAATCCGCTTACTTCACGTTTTCCTTCTGGCATCGGATGCTTTTACAAGCATGTCTATTAATGAGTCCGAATCTTCATTTGCAAGCGCATTCTCCATCTTATCGAGCGAGCTCTTGAACTCCTTTACGGCTTTAAGGACGTTCTCTTTGTTTGCTATCAATATTTCACACCACATCGCGGGAGAGCTCGCGGCGACCCTCGTGTAATCCCGGAGGCCGCCCCCGGCGAAGCTCAGGAGCGTGTCCTGTTCCCCTGTCGACAATATGGCGTCGATGAGGGAATAGGCGAGGACATGGGGGAGGTGGCTCACGAAGCCGAAAACCCGGTCGTGCGCGTCGATGTCCATCTCGTGCACCTCGCTCCCGACCAATTCCCACAGGGTTGCTATTCTGCTCTTTACCACGAGCGCGGTTTTTTCGGTAGGAGTTAGAATAAACCTCCTTCCCTTGAAGAGCCGTGGGTCCGCGTTCGCAATCCCCGAATTCTCGGTGCCGGCTATGGGATGCCCTCCGAGAAAGTGGAGATGCGGAGGCATGATCTTCTCTATCTCTCTTACGATTTTTCCCTTTACGCTTCCGACATCCGTGATGATCGTGCCCTCTGATAAAAGCGGGATGAGGGACTTTGCTGTTTTTACAATAGCGCCGACGTGTGTGGCAATTACCACGATCTCAGCCCCGGCGGCACCCTCAGCTAAGTCGACCGACCCTTCGTCGATTATCTGCTTCTCGAGCGCGTATCCCAGAGTCTCTTCATCCGTATCTACGCCAAAGACATTCCTAACCCGCTTTGAACGTTTGAGGGCCCAGGCGAGCGAGCCGCCTATGAGACCGAGGCCTATTACCGTGACTTTATCGAATTCCTTCTTCTTCATTTGCCTGTGACCTTCTTCATCGCACTAACGAACCTCTCGTTCTCATCGGGAAGCCCTATAGTCACGCGGAGGTGTGTCTTCAGCCCGTAGCCCCCGACCGGTCTCACAATCACCCCTTCCCTGAGAAGCGCATTATAGAGGGGCATGGGGTCTTTTTTGAGATCGATAAGAATAAAATTGGTATAAGTGGGCGTATAGCTTATTCCGAGCCTGCCGAGCTCGTCTTTAAGATACCCGAGCCCCTCCCTGTTTACATCTCTCGACCTCTTCACGTGCCCATGGTCGTCGAGCGCGGCGATCGCGGCCTCCTGGGCGATGGAGCTCGTATTGAACGGGTGTCTCGCCCTCTGCATGGCCGAAATCATCCCTTCGTCTGCGACACCGTAACCGAGCCTCAGGCCCGCAAGCCCGTATATCTTGGAAAACGTCCTCACAGTGAGTATGGATTTACCAGTATGCCGATATCGCAGGGAATCAGGGTATTCGTGGTCTTCCACATACTCGAAGTAGGCCTCGTCTATGACGACGAGTATGTCCTCGCCGACATTATCCAGAAACCATTCGAGCTCTTCCCTCTTAACCATCGTGCCCGTCGGATTATTGGGGTTCGCGATGAATACCGCCTTCGTCCGGGGGGTTATGCGCGAGAACATGTCCTTGAGATTATGTTTGTAGTCGGGCATGGGGGATATTACGGCCTTCGCTCCGACCGCCTGGGTCACAATCGGGTACACGATGAACGCGAACTCCCCCATGACGGCCTCGTCCCCCGGGGAGAGGAACGTCCTGGCTGCGATGTCGAGCACATCGTTCGACCCGTTCCCGAATATAAGCCTCTCGGGTTTCGTATCGAGGACGCCCGCAAGTTTGTGTTTGAGGTAAAATGCGTCCCCGTCCGGGTAGCGGTGAATGTTGCCGAGCGCCTTTACGGCCGCGCTCAATGCAAGGGGCGACGGGCCGACAGGGTTTTCGTTAGACGCGATCTTTATCGCGCCAGTTATCCCGAGCTCCCTTTCGAGCTCTTCGACGGGCTTTCCGGGTACGTAAGGTATGAGGTCACTTACAAATGGATTGGGTTTTATCAATTCGGTCCCCTCTGGAACTCCTGTTTTTGAGCGATTAACCGTAAATACGCTGCAGCCGGGTGCTCAGGTTTCTTTATAAAAGGAATTAATCTATCACCTGCGCCTATATGAGGCAAGGACGGTGAGCTCGGGCGCTATTGCATTACCCCTCGCATGGTCCATTGAACTAGGTCAGGCGCAAATTGAGAGTTAGGCGTCCAGTTGATATAATCTACTCATCCATGTCCTCTCAAACCCCCATGCTGAAGCAGTATCTGGAGATGAAAAAGGAGTACCCGGACTCTATTCTCTTTTTCAGGCTCGGTGACTTCTACGAGATGTTTTATGAGGACGCGAAGGTCGCGTCAAAAATACTGGGCATCGCGCTCACCTCGAGAAACAAATCGGACAGGAACCCGGTCCCGCTATGCGGGGTCCCGCATCACAGCGCGGAGCCCTATTTAACGAAGCTCCTCAAGAGCGGCCATAAGGTCGCTGTCTGCGAGCAGATAGAGGACCCCAGATCGGCTAAGGGTGTCGTAAAAAGAAAGGTCGTGAGGGTGCTCACCCCCGGTGCCGTTCTCGATTCGGAAAACCTCGATTCCAAATCGAATAACTATCTTGCGAGCGTTTATGCCGGGAACGGGACTTACGGGCTCGCATACACTGATATTTCGACCGGGCTCTTCAGGACGGCCGTATTCAACTCCATAGAGGAGCTGATGGACGAGATTTATCAGATAGAGCCCAAGGAGATACTCCTCCAGGATGTATCCGGCGGTAACGGGGCGCTTGAGGGATCGTTCGGCAAGTCGTCCAACCCGCTTGTCACGCTTCTCGATTCCTGGGTATGGGACGCTGACCGCGCGCGGGAGCTTCTGCAGGAGCACCTGTCATCGAAAACGCTCGAGCCCTGGGGCCTCGAAGACAAACCCGAGGCCGTTACCGCGGCAGGCGCCCTTATCCAGTATCTGAGGGACACGCAGATGGAGGACATGCCGCCACTCGACGAGCCCGGGTTCTACGAGAAATCGGAGTTTCTTCTGATAGACGATTCCTCGAAAAAGAACCTGGAGCTCCTTAAGCCGGCCGGCGGCGGCACGGAAGGGTCCCTCCTCTGGGTGCTGGACGAGACTATGACGGCTATGGGCGGGAGGCTCCTCAAGCGGTGGATGAATTACCCGCTTCTGGACAAAGGCACGATAGAGGAGAGGCTCGATGCTGTGGATGAGCTTAAGAGAAGAGCGGCGGTAAGGGGCGGGATAAGGGGCGCTCTTAAAGATATAAGCGATATAGAAAGGCTCATAGGGAGGATAGCGACTTCGTCCGCGAGGCCTCGGGACCTGGGTTCGCTCAGGGATTCCTCCCGGTTTATAAGGAGTATAAAATCCGCGCTTCACGGCGCGGGCGGGGAGGTATTGAAAAATATTGCCGAAAATCTTGACGATTTGGACGACCTCAGGGGAATTATCGGAGGGACACTCGTCGACGAGCCTCCCGTGACCGCGCGGGACGGAGGTGTGATAAGGGAGGGGGTGAGCGGCGAGCTCGACGAACTCCGGTCCCTAAGGCGGGACGGGAGGAAGTGGATCACCGAGCTCGAGGCGAGGGAGAGAAGCGCCTCCGGCATAAACTCTCTCAAGGTGAGCTACAACAGGGTTTTCGGT
This region includes:
- a CDS encoding phosphate ABC transporter substrate-binding protein produces the protein MSKTRLLKSSLIACFTVFVLTIAGNFAIAAETLQVDSAIPAYSKTSGVSGNINSIGSDTMNNLMTLWCEGFTKDYPNVKCQIEGKGSSTAPPALIEGTAQFGPMSRPMKDKEIDEFEKKFGYKPTEVATSIDALAVFVNKNNPLDCLTMEQVDAIFSKNRACGGTEDITTWGQLGLTGEWANMPISLYGRNSASGTYGFFKEHTLCKGDYKDSVKEQPGSASVVQGVTEDKGAIGYSGIGYVTSGVKALKLGKKPGECAEPILDNIVSGTYPLGRYLYLYVNKKPNEALDPLRLEFLKFVLSQEGQQVVIKDGYMPLPATVDSEQMKVIAN
- a CDS encoding gluconokinase produces the protein MILIVMGVAGAGKTTVGKLLAEKLGWEFYDADDFHPESNVEKMRQGLSLTDDDRRPWLEELRRIIDGQPGPAVIACSALKQSYRDYLSDGNKEVTFVYLKGSDELIRRRLEGREGHFADARILGDQLQTLEEPENVLTESADREPESIAEDIIGKLNLR
- a CDS encoding prephenate dehydrogenase/arogenate dehydrogenase family protein, whose product is MKKKEFDKVTVIGLGLIGGSLAWALKRSKRVRNVFGVDTDEETLGYALEKQIIDEGSVDLAEGAAGAEIVVIATHVGAIVKTAKSLIPLLSEGTIITDVGSVKGKIVREIEKIMPPHLHFLGGHPIAGTENSGIANADPRLFKGRRFILTPTEKTALVVKSRIATLWELVGSEVHEMDIDAHDRVFGFVSHLPHVLAYSLIDAILSTGEQDTLLSFAGGGLRDYTRVAASSPAMWCEILIANKENVLKAVKEFKSSLDKMENALANEDSDSLIDMLVKASDARRKT
- the hisC gene encoding histidinol-phosphate transaminase, with protein sequence MIKPNPFVSDLIPYVPGKPVEELERELGITGAIKIASNENPVGPSPLALSAAVKALGNIHRYPDGDAFYLKHKLAGVLDTKPERLIFGNGSNDVLDIAARTFLSPGDEAVMGEFAFIVYPIVTQAVGAKAVISPMPDYKHNLKDMFSRITPRTKAVFIANPNNPTGTMVKREELEWFLDNVGEDILVVIDEAYFEYVEDHEYPDSLRYRHTGKSILTVRTFSKIYGLAGLRLGYGVADEGMISAMQRARHPFNTSSIAQEAAIAALDDHGHVKRSRDVNREGLGYLKDELGRLGISYTPTYTNFILIDLKKDPMPLYNALLREGVIVRPVGGYGLKTHLRVTIGLPDENERFVSAMKKVTGK
- the mutS gene encoding DNA mismatch repair protein MutS, which translates into the protein MSSQTPMLKQYLEMKKEYPDSILFFRLGDFYEMFYEDAKVASKILGIALTSRNKSDRNPVPLCGVPHHSAEPYLTKLLKSGHKVAVCEQIEDPRSAKGVVKRKVVRVLTPGAVLDSENLDSKSNNYLASVYAGNGTYGLAYTDISTGLFRTAVFNSIEELMDEIYQIEPKEILLQDVSGGNGALEGSFGKSSNPLVTLLDSWVWDADRARELLQEHLSSKTLEPWGLEDKPEAVTAAGALIQYLRDTQMEDMPPLDEPGFYEKSEFLLIDDSSKKNLELLKPAGGGTEGSLLWVLDETMTAMGGRLLKRWMNYPLLDKGTIEERLDAVDELKRRAAVRGGIRGALKDISDIERLIGRIATSSARPRDLGSLRDSSRFIRSIKSALHGAGGEVLKNIAENLDDLDDLRGIIGGTLVDEPPVTARDGGVIREGVSGELDELRSLRRDGRKWITELEARERSASGINSLKVSYNRVFGYYMEVSKANLSLVPDRFIRRQTLANAERYVTEELKEYEEKILGAEDRILELEKELFEDLRKKVARESERIRRASYLIAELDVLCSLSEAAEKYSYVRPQIAASGVIDIKNNRHPVVERMDLGERFVPNDIRLDTDENQFLIITGPNMAGKSTLIRQVALSVIMAQMGSFVPATRATIGITDRIFTRVGASDNLAKGHSTFMVEMVETAYILRHATARSLVILDEIGRGTSTFDGMSIAWAVAEYLHDRGAMTLFATHYHELAGLAVSKRRTKNYNIYVKDNGERIVFLRKLIPGAASHSYGIQVARLAGVPEAVIRNARKVLSKLEKSQTELRSSMSGGQISLFVDEGFKEDVREHPVIEEIKALDTNSMTPLDALSKLAELKNKLGGGGDN